A single genomic interval of Candidatus Bathyarchaeia archaeon harbors:
- a CDS encoding nucleotidyltransferase domain-containing protein produces the protein MDAIPYREEVAKYVEALRKKLRPKLVVLFGSAAKGSFGVGSDVDILTVSDMLPKNFQERSKLLFLLNDTFAPIEPIGYTSREFKEMVLKGHPTALEAIINGFTLHEEKEYGEEIRTLFEKVAATVKKEEFGWIKTAHESVEK, from the coding sequence ATGGATGCAATCCCGTATCGTGAAGAAGTAGCGAAGTACGTTGAGGCGTTGAGGAAGAAGCTGAGGCCTAAGCTAGTAGTACTGTTCGGCTCGGCAGCGAAGGGAAGCTTCGGGGTAGGCAGCGACGTAGACATTTTAACTGTTTCAGACATGCTTCCAAAGAATTTTCAGGAAAGATCGAAACTCCTATTTTTGTTAAACGACACCTTCGCGCCCATAGAACCGATCGGATACACCTCCAGGGAATTCAAAGAAATGGTTCTTAAAGGGCATCCCACCGCTTTAGAAGCCATCATCAACGGATTCACGCTTCATGAAGAAAAAGAATACGGCGAAGAAATAAGAACTCTCTTTGAAAAAGTAGCCGCAACGGTGAAAAAAGAAGAGTTCGGATGGATAAAAACAGCCCATGAATCCGTCGAGAAGTAG
- a CDS encoding AbrB/MazE/SpoVT family DNA-binding domain-containing protein, which produces MPRDERPDVIVVSSKGQVVIPQSLRDKLGIKPRSKLLVYGYEDALIMKKFEIPDVRRKLEALYKRIDRRIAKYGELSEEEIEEEIQKYRKEKRSR; this is translated from the coding sequence ATGCCGAGAGACGAGAGACCAGATGTGATAGTGGTAAGCAGTAAAGGCCAGGTGGTAATCCCTCAGAGCCTTCGAGATAAATTGGGGATTAAGCCGAGAAGTAAGCTTCTGGTGTACGGTTATGAGGATGCTTTAATCATGAAGAAGTTCGAGATACCTGATGTGCGTAGGAAGTTGGAAGCTTTATACAAAAGGATCGATAGAAGGATAGCTAAGTACGGTGAGTTGAGCGAGGAGGAGATTGAGGAGGAGATACAGAAGTACAGAAAAGAAAAGCGAAGCCGGTAG
- a CDS encoding nucleotidyltransferase domain-containing protein translates to MEKSSSSVRVFYPSCSLEDVVKELKRVSSPLSKRLGLKRIVVFGSYAKNRRTVASDVDVLVVYDGLKSSEDDVYKTLRKSVKLPRVELHILSKEDYELMKDSKWITEIESEGVKIL, encoded by the coding sequence ATGGAGAAGTCCTCGAGTTCTGTAAGAGTGTTCTATCCAAGCTGTAGCTTGGAGGACGTCGTAAAGGAGCTTAAAAGAGTCTCCTCCCCGCTATCCAAGCGGCTGGGGCTGAAAAGAATCGTGGTCTTCGGCTCCTACGCGAAGAACAGGCGCACCGTCGCAAGCGACGTGGACGTGCTCGTCGTATACGACGGGTTGAAGAGCTCCGAAGACGACGTGTACAAGACGTTGAGGAAGAGCGTGAAGCTTCCAAGGGTTGAGCTGCACATCTTATCGAAAGAAGACTACGAACTTATGAAAGACTCAAAGTGGATAACGGAGATAGAAAGCGAAGGAGTAAAAATCCTTTAA
- a CDS encoding ATP-binding protein, with protein sequence MLQHFFNREAELKFLESKYSEPTSQLIIIYGRRRVGKTELIKKFIQNKSSVYVLCTRDNFLENIKEIKRKFYEVTGKEYFMKLDTTSLFDLFKFLIDEIGGKRIVIAIDEFPYLIEIERGVVSTFQKVWDELLKGGNVFLLLCGSSIGMMETEVLAYRSPLYGRRTGEWKVEPFMFRDLKKIFKKTSIEELIKIWSIFGGTPFYLSFVDSTQPVEINVKKRILTKGEVLYSEPRILLKEEFREPRTYMLILKYISLGYNSMGKLSSITGIEKGNLSKYLAVLEETRLVEYILPLGQRKRGIYVLNDPFFNFWFRFVYPNLSDLEIGLVDEVFSRIAPQLNMYYGINFERLIMELIKSKILNMPFIFNWVGKWWHKDKEIDVVALNSETRNILFCECKWQENVNAEEAVNDLKEKSKFVRWHNDERIEHYAIFAKSFKEKFKEPNVLLFDLKDLEKTLK encoded by the coding sequence ATGTTACAACATTTTTTCAATAGAGAAGCCGAGTTGAAGTTCTTAGAAAGCAAGTACTCGGAACCCACTTCTCAACTGATAATCATTTACGGGAGGAGGAGGGTTGGGAAAACAGAGCTCATTAAAAAATTTATTCAGAATAAAAGTAGCGTTTACGTTCTGTGCACACGAGACAATTTTTTAGAGAATATCAAAGAAATAAAAAGAAAATTCTATGAAGTTACAGGTAAAGAATATTTCATGAAGCTGGACACCACCTCTCTGTTCGACCTCTTTAAATTTTTAATTGACGAAATAGGAGGTAAGAGGATAGTGATCGCCATAGATGAGTTTCCTTATCTGATTGAAATAGAGAGGGGCGTAGTTTCAACTTTTCAGAAAGTTTGGGATGAATTGTTGAAGGGCGGGAATGTGTTTTTGCTCCTTTGCGGTTCAAGCATAGGGATGATGGAAACTGAAGTGCTAGCTTATAGGAGCCCCCTTTATGGGAGAAGAACGGGTGAGTGGAAAGTTGAACCGTTTATGTTCAGAGACTTGAAAAAAATTTTCAAGAAAACTTCCATTGAAGAATTGATTAAAATCTGGTCCATTTTCGGAGGAACCCCTTTTTACCTATCCTTTGTGGATTCAACCCAGCCTGTTGAGATAAACGTAAAAAAGAGGATATTGACGAAAGGGGAGGTTCTCTACAGTGAGCCTAGAATATTGCTTAAAGAAGAGTTCAGAGAGCCTAGAACCTACATGCTTATATTGAAGTATATTTCCCTCGGCTACAATTCAATGGGTAAACTTTCATCAATAACCGGGATAGAGAAGGGCAACCTTTCAAAATACCTCGCCGTTTTGGAGGAAACGCGCCTAGTGGAGTACATTCTACCACTGGGGCAGAGGAAAAGAGGAATCTACGTTTTAAACGATCCTTTCTTCAATTTTTGGTTCAGGTTCGTGTATCCAAACTTATCCGACCTTGAGATAGGACTCGTGGATGAAGTGTTCTCCAGAATCGCTCCCCAGCTGAACATGTATTACGGGATAAATTTCGAGAGGTTGATTATGGAGCTCATTAAGTCAAAAATATTGAACATGCCATTTATCTTCAATTGGGTTGGAAAGTGGTGGCATAAGGATAAGGAAATTGACGTCGTAGCTTTAAACAGTGAAACGAGAAACATACTGTTTTGCGAATGCAAATGGCAAGAAAACGTAAACGCTGAGGAAGCTGTTAACGATTTAAAGGAGAAATCTAAGTTCGTACGATGGCATAACGATGAAAGAATAGAACACTATGCGATATTCGCTAAAAGCTTCAAAGAGAAATTTAAAGAACCAAACGTCCTCCTTTTCGATCTAAAAGATTTAGAAAAAACTTTGAAGTGA